Proteins encoded together in one Prochlorococcus marinus str. MIT 9211 window:
- a CDS encoding ABC transporter permease codes for MSTKTTTVLNFSTQKLLEGRVLLNVIAILLSFFILWPLFGLLYEGINGVTKGVVHLGANGISQIKGTFVLVLFTSILGGILGTTNGWLLANCRFKGRKTLRLAQLLPLATPAYLLSATLIDLGSIFSIRIHGMQWGVLVMALTTYPYVFLLSTESFSKAGNSQLEACRSLGIGPWKSFAKVSLPIAMPAIGTGLALAGMEVINELGAVELLNIPSISAGIVESWISEGNPAGAIALALIALIIVLVLVAYEKALRRKSRRWSEGISGAESPAWELKGIKIVLAQIITLFPPLFTLGIPLVWAIVNIDQIHHGLSIELFALTARSLGLGIIASSLAMVIAVLLGIAKRWNPSTWMKSISFLSGIGYAIPGAVLALALLSFRGEPWNIAPFFLLLWGYSNRFLAVGKGGIDSAFERINPNIDEAASSLGSRWREILRKIHLPLLKGPITVGFLLVFVDTLKELPLTFVLRPFNFDTLSVRIFQYAGDERMGESIIPSLIILSLGLIASISLIPSLDYNDN; via the coding sequence TTGAGCACAAAAACTACTACTGTTTTGAACTTCTCTACTCAAAAATTACTAGAAGGAAGAGTCCTATTAAATGTAATTGCAATACTTCTCAGTTTTTTCATACTTTGGCCTCTTTTCGGTCTTCTATATGAAGGAATTAATGGAGTTACTAAAGGAGTAGTTCATTTAGGGGCTAATGGAATAAGTCAAATAAAGGGAACTTTTGTATTAGTTCTTTTCACCTCAATACTTGGGGGGATTCTTGGAACAACCAATGGATGGCTGCTAGCAAACTGTCGGTTTAAAGGAAGAAAAACATTAAGACTTGCCCAGCTTTTGCCATTAGCGACTCCTGCATACCTACTTTCAGCGACCTTAATAGACCTTGGAAGTATTTTTTCAATAAGAATTCATGGGATGCAATGGGGTGTATTAGTTATGGCATTAACCACATACCCTTACGTCTTCCTTTTGAGTACAGAAAGCTTCTCAAAAGCTGGTAACTCTCAACTCGAGGCATGCAGAAGTCTTGGTATTGGGCCATGGAAAAGCTTTGCCAAAGTATCTCTTCCAATAGCAATGCCTGCTATAGGTACAGGGCTTGCTCTTGCAGGAATGGAGGTAATCAATGAACTAGGAGCTGTAGAACTATTAAATATCCCAAGTATCTCTGCAGGAATTGTCGAGAGTTGGATCTCAGAGGGCAACCCTGCTGGTGCTATTGCTCTTGCTTTGATTGCATTAATTATTGTTTTAGTTCTTGTTGCCTATGAAAAAGCTCTCAGGAGGAAAAGTCGTAGATGGTCAGAAGGTATATCTGGAGCTGAATCGCCTGCTTGGGAGCTAAAAGGAATAAAAATTGTTTTAGCCCAAATAATTACACTTTTTCCTCCTTTATTTACTCTTGGGATTCCCTTAGTTTGGGCAATTGTCAATATCGATCAAATCCATCATGGTTTAAGTATTGAACTTTTTGCATTAACCGCTAGAAGTCTTGGCTTAGGTATAATTGCATCCAGCTTGGCAATGGTGATTGCAGTATTGCTTGGAATTGCTAAAAGATGGAATCCATCTACTTGGATGAAAAGCATTTCGTTTCTATCTGGAATTGGCTATGCAATCCCAGGTGCAGTTTTAGCTTTAGCTCTTCTATCTTTTCGTGGGGAACCCTGGAATATTGCTCCATTTTTTCTATTGTTATGGGGATATTCGAATAGATTTCTAGCTGTTGGAAAGGGTGGGATAGATTCAGCTTTCGAAAGAATTAACCCCAATATTGACGAGGCAGCTTCTAGCCTTGGGTCACGATGGAGAGAAATTTTAAGAAAGATACATTTGCCCTTACTCAAAGGCCCTATTACTGTTGGTTTCTTATTAGTTTTTGTAGATACCTTAAAAGAGCTTCCATTAACTTTTGTCTTAAGGCCATTTAACTTTGATACTCTTTCAGTAAGAATCTTCCAATACGCTGGGGATGAGAGAATGGGAGAATCGATTATACCTTCACTAATAATACTTTCACTAGGTCTAATAGCTTCAATTTCCCTAATTCCAAGTTTAGATTATAATGATAATTAG
- a CDS encoding 4a-hydroxytetrahydrobiopterin dehydratase, with amino-acid sequence MQRELLNKKEIDELLLSLPRWEVKDNKLQRDFRFQNFVEAFGFMTQVGLIAESLNHHPEWSNVYSEVTIKLTTHDLGGLSTLDIKLAKLINKLVKD; translated from the coding sequence ATGCAAAGAGAGCTCCTAAACAAAAAAGAGATCGATGAACTTCTCCTATCACTTCCAAGATGGGAAGTAAAGGATAATAAGCTCCAGAGAGACTTCCGTTTCCAAAACTTCGTTGAAGCCTTTGGCTTTATGACACAAGTAGGGCTAATTGCAGAATCATTAAACCATCATCCTGAATGGAGTAATGTTTATTCCGAAGTAACCATTAAACTAACAACACATGACTTAGGAGGACTCAGTACTCTTGATATTAAGCTCGCGAAGTTAATCAATAAACTTGTTAAAGATTAA